A single region of the Triticum dicoccoides isolate Atlit2015 ecotype Zavitan chromosome 2B, WEW_v2.0, whole genome shotgun sequence genome encodes:
- the LOC119366604 gene encoding disease resistance protein RGA5-like, with product MDVLDAAYPLPTTADPDAALESAIEVPITVWLGPVGPLLRKLHSLRDPEQSLAPDLLSADEIRLLKVLCISLRDMSEDEDASFMVRWWMKMVRELCYDTQDHLDEVLFAGADFNFSVLLARAKDACERRKCFQWTSPNTIKPADRVEAGVSCKTSQMSFHLDAVEPPSKLVELLALDDDEKTLKVIPIHGCAGVGKTTVARALYHRHAGKFQCRAFVSVSRNPDMSGFLTSMLSQLKAPPPQHGFPDVPDLMDAINKHLKGKRYFIVIDDLWSASVWNIISRYFPRGDYCSRIIATTQIDDVALACCSYDSEYIYVMEPLNDHESIKLFFSRVFGSENGCPTHMKEVSYEIIRKCGGLPLAIINIASLLASQSNIVMEKWKNVEDSLPSTSEGVNNVLNLMYNCLSPDLATCLLYLSMYAQGYVIKKDELVNQWVAEGFLSAKEGRDTKEIAKGYFDELVCRGVLQAVDTDYNGEVLSCSVHQMALDFIRCKSREENFVLTVDYNQSTLTLPDKVRRLSIQFGGVQSAYITESIVTSHVRSLMFWGFFKCIPPIMDYGFLRVLVLCIWANQEKSLDLTGMGKLLLLKYIKIESNITIKLPDKIQGLQRLETLQVDGRVSAVPSDILRLQKLLYLRLPSKSIQPRVVGQMTSLRTLGYFDIGTHSEENVLHLGRLTNLQDLQLTCSRVWPAEKLEKNVQLLGLILEKLSVLRSITLVPDASGSSCVNIPEDGFSMVSPLSDLLLQRIELSRHCCILFSLPEWFGGLSKLYTLKIAIRRLPREDIDILKGLPALTALSLHIQEAPEERRIIIDEEGFQVIKYFKFMCAAPCLTFAREAMPRVQKLKLGFSSMKMVPNSFQMVGFLNLRSLKEVSVKFWVQDAEKFDIKVAEYLLGAAVRNHPNSPIIRVQSVYDGEEDMMSTSTEEKEEKRREIQEGKKKMKETSDTEEKRHEIEQDKKIMEQSEQHVSKQDESRYAPSVDVVMGAMGSLLPKLLGLLKDEYKLEAKIKDSVKSLYKLLEGMQDTLRRVAKLEDDQGHREMLSVWARAVRDLSYDAEDVVDSLPVCIDGSHGFITRVSELLSRKKARREFADVINGKVKQAHELAAQVERFIALFDTRNAANLNVKASIGPRLMALYEDPKGLVGINVPREEVINKLTHGTGDVFKQLKIVSILGIGGLGKTTLAKAVYDKIQMKYDYAAFIILSSSLDMRKVYMNILLEVDKQKYKNLNLAILEERQLIDEVREQLADKSYLIIFDDIWERNDWEAIKFAMIDSGRGSRVVTTTRDEVLANMASEAFKLEALPHSQSRELFNTRLFGGKNNIPSGLPKEYEILLHRCGGVPLALITMAGLLAGKPMDLWYKVYNNIGFGSEDEESTIKIVLYVCRNFPHHLRACLLHLANFPDNCLIKKETLIWKWAAEGLIVEKPESGLFELGEGYFQELINKNVVMPVEDDSHPGKVMGFDLVRTMIMSLSISEESLVTLEHMDGNNQDSDRERKARRLAVQNWTTGQGDPLLYTRTERLRSFNATGCIFSMELSLSRFKLLRVIAIEECTFLEGRSCDLKHLGKLHQLRYLGLYNTNIGKLPEDIGDLISLQTLDLRGTNVRELPLGVTRLRQLKCLRADEGIAVGMGNLKSLEELWLGDVGMSGNFVEELGKLTELRELHIWVGRLDENQRKALVQSMRKLEKIQVLRLMAHWSFGGQLNWGDFDPPRELHELHLSILSSRLPKWINVSHVPILSHLYVNVMAVEDPDLDILGALPELVSLELVIWSNVFHSIKGDGAFPKLKRFHMSSTLRFLLGAMLRLEFLHFKVDVPALKDANVNFDDDFAASTLKDLPSLQKVEVEISSTGDVEAIHEALKRAVDEHPNSPSLQVLKTDLMGTAHRRLL from the exons ATGGATGTTCTAGATGCCGCATACCCTCTGCCAACAACGGCGGATCCTGATGCTGCTCTTGAATCAGCGATTGAAGTTCCTATAACTGTTTGGCTGGGACCTGTTGGCCCCCTCCTCCGGAAACTTCATTCGCTGAGGGATCCGGAACAGAGTCTGGCGCCAGATCTGCTCAGTGCTGATGAGATTCGCCTTCTCAAGGTATTGTGCATCTCCCTGAGGGATATGTCTGAAGACGAGGATGCTAGCTTCATGGTCCGGTGGTGGATGAAGATGGTTCGGGAACTTTGTTATGACACGCAAGATCACCTGGACGAGGTCCTCTTCGCCGGTGCTGATTTCAACTTTTCTGTATTGCTTGCTCGTGCGAAGGATGCGTGTGAAAGACGCAAATGTTTCCAGTGGACTTCTCCCAATACTATCAAGCCAGCTGACCGAGTGGAAGCCGGTGTCAGCTGCAAAACGTCCCAAATGTCCTTCCACCTGGATGCCGTAGAGCCCCCAAGCAAGCTTGTGGAGCTGCTGGCTTTAGACGACGATGAGAAGACACTCAAGGTGATACCTATACATGGATGTGCAG GTGTTGGGAAGACAACAGTTGCGAGAGCCTTGTATCACAGGCATGCAGGGAAATTTCAGTGCCGGGCTTTCGTAAGTGTGTCTCGGAATCCAGATATGAGTGGGTTTCTCACCAGCATGCTCTCACAGCTTAAGGCACCACCGCCCCAGCATGGATTTCCTGATGTGCCGGACCTTATGGATGCTATCAACAAACACCTCAAAGGAAAAAG GTATTTCATCGTAATAGATGATTTATGGAGTGCATCAGTATGGAATATTATCAGCCGTTATTTTCCACGCGGTGATTATTGCAGCAGAATAATAGCAACCACACAAATTGATGATGTAGCATTGGCATGCTGTAGTTATGACTCAGAATATATATATGTGATGGAACCTCTTAATGATCACGAGTCCATAAAGTTATTCTTCAGTAGAGTATTTGGCTCTGAAAATGGTTGTCCAACACATATGAAAGAAGTGTCATACGAGATTATCAGGAAATGTGGTGGTTTGCCATTAGCAATTATAAATATAGCCAGTCTGCTAGCAAGCCAATCCAATATCGTAATGGAAAAATGGAAGAACGTAGAAGATTCTCTGCCCTCCACTTCGGAAGGGGTAAATAATGTTCTAAACCTTATGTACAACTGTCTTTCACCTGATTTGGCGACATGTTTGCTATATCTCAGCATGTATGCACAAGGCTACGTGATCAAGAAGGATGAGTTGGTGAACCAGTGGGTAGCCGAAGGTTTCCTCAGTGCTAAGGAAGGACGAGACACAAAAGAGATTGCTAAGGGTTATTTTGATGAGCTTGTCTGCAGAGGAGTGCTCCAAGCCGTGGACACGGATTATAACGGTGAGGTATTGTCATGTTCAGTTCATCAGATGGCTCTAGATTTTATTAGGTGCAAATCCAGGGAGGAAAATTTCGTCCTAACCGTGGACTATAATCAATCAACTCTCACACTTCCTGACAAAGTCCGCCGATTATCCATCCAGTTCGGAGGGGTACAAAGTGCATACATAACGGAAAGCATCGTAACATCCCATGTTCGATCACTTATGTTTTGGGGTTTCTTCAAGTGTATACCTCCCATTATGGATTATGGATTTCTTCGAGTACTGGTTCTTTGTATTTGGGCTAATCAAGAGAAGAGTTTAGATCTCACTGGAATGGGGAAGCTACTTCTTCTAAAGTATATCAAGATTGAAAGTAATATCACCatcaaacttccagataagattcaAGGGCTGCAACGCTTGGAGACACTACAAGTCGATGGAAGAGTATCTGCTGTTCCATCTGATATTCTTCGTCTGCAGAAATTACTGTACCTCCGCCTTCCAAGCAAGTCTATTCAGCCCCGTGTAGTTGGACAAATGACATCTCTTCGCACTCTGGGATATTTTGATATTGGCACACACTCAGAAGAGAATGTATTGCATCTTGGACGGCTGACCAATCTTCAGGATCTTCAGCTCACATGTTCTAGAGTATGGCCAGCAGAAAAACTGGAGAAGAATGTGCAActcctaggcttgattcttgagaaACTCAGTGTCTTGCGGTCAATAACTCTGGTACCAGATGCTTCAGGCTCCTCTTGTGTAAACATTCCGGAGGATGGCTTCAGCATGGTGTCTCCTCTTTCGGACCTGCTTCTTCAGAGGATCGAGTTGTCACGGCATTGTTGCATCTTGTTCAGCCTCCCTGAGTGGTTTGGAGGGCTTAGTAAACTCTACACTCTAAAGATCGCAATTAGGCGGCTGCCGAGGGAAGATATTGATATCCTGAAAGGACTCCCTGCCCTTACTGCTCTCAGCCTGCATATCCAGGAAGCTCCTGAAGAAAGGAGGATCATCATCGACGAGGAAGGATTCCAAGTAATCAAGTACTTCAAGTTCATGTGTGCTGCACCATGCCTGACCTTTGCGCGGGAAGCAATGCCCAGAGTCCAGAAACTCAAGCTAGGCTTCAGTTCAATGAAAATGGTGCCAAATAGCTTTCAAATGGTTGGCTTCCTTAACTTGAGAAGCCTTAAAGAGGTCTCTGTAAAATTTTGGGTTCAGGATGCTGAAAAATTCGACATAAAAGTTGCCGAGTATTTATTGGGAGCTGCCGTTAGAAACCATCCAAACTCTCCTATAATCAGAGTGCAATCTGTTTATGATGGCGAGGAGGATATGATGAGTACCTCGACTGAAGAAAAAGAGGAAAAGCGTAGAGAGATACAAGAaggcaagaagaagatgaaggaaaCTTCAGACACAGAGGAAAAGCGACATGAGATTGAACAAGACAAGAAGATAATGGAACAATCAGAGCAACATGTGAGCAAGCAAGACGAGAGCAG ATATGCACCATCAGTCGACGTCGTGATGGGCGCCATGGGCTCCCTCTTACCCAAGTTGCTGGGGCTCCTCAAGGACGAGTACAAGCTGGAGGCAAAAATCAAGGACAGCGTCAAGTCCCTCTACAAGTTGCTGGAGGGCATGCAAGATACCCTCAGGCGTGTGGCGAAGCTGGAGGACGATCAGGGGCATAGGGAAATGCTCAGCGTCTGGGCCAGGGCTGTAAGGGACCTCTCTTATGATGCGGAGGATGTCGTTGATTCATTACCAGTGTGCATCGATGGTTCTCACGGATTCATTACAAGGGTCAGTGAGTTGTTAAGTAGAAAGAAGGCCCGCCGTGAGTTTGCCGACGTGATCAATGGCAAGGTGAAACAGGCCCATGAATTGGCAGCACAAGTTGAGAGGTTCATAGCCCTGTTTGACACCCGCAATGCTGCTAATCTAAATGTAAAAGCTAGCATTGGCCCTCGCCTGATGGCTTTGTATGAAGACCCGAAAGGGCTGGTTGGCATCAATGTTCCAAGGGAGGAGGTGATAAACAAGCTGACACATGGGACTGGTGATGTGTTCAAGCAGCTGAAGATAGTCTCCATTCTTGGAATTGGGGGATTGGGGAAGACAACACTTGCTAAAGCGGTGTATGACAAGATTCAAATGAAATATGATTATGCGGCTTTCATTATTTTATCTTCGAGTCTGGACATGAGGAAAGTATACATGAACATCCTCCTTGAAGTTGACAAGCAGAAGTACAAGAATCTCAATTTGGCAATATTGGAAGAAAGGCAGCTTATTGATGAAGTCAGGGAACAACTTGCAGACAAGAG TTACCTAATCATTTTTGACGATATATGGGAGAGGAATGACTGGGAGGCAATCAAATTCGCTATGATAGATAGTGGACGTGGAAGTAGAGTTGTCACAACTACTCGGGATGAAGTActagcaaacatggcaagtgaagcGTTCAAGTTAGAAGCACTTCCGCATTCACAATCCAGAGAATTATTTAATACAAGATTATTTGGTGGTAAAAACAATATACCTAGTGGTCTGCCAAAGGAATATGAAATTCTTTTACACAGATGTGGTGGTGTACCATTAGCTCTCATTACAATGGCTGGTTTGTTGGCCGGCAAACCGATGGACCTTTGGTATAAGGTGTACAACAATATTGGTTTTGGGTCCGAGGATGAAGAGAGCACAATAAAGATAGTGTTATATGTCTGCCGTAATTTTCCCCATCATCTTAGGGCATGTTTATTGCATCTAGCCAACTTTCCAGACAACTGTTTAATCAAGAAAGAAACTTTGATCTGGAAGTGGGCAGCCGAAGGTTTAATTGTTGAGAAACCAGAGTCAGGATTATTTGAGCTTGGAGAAGGATACTTCCAGGAACTCATAAACAAAAATGTGGTCATGCCGGTAGAGGACGACTCACACCCTGGGAAGGTAATGGGTTTCGATTTGGTGCGGACTATGATCATGTCCTTATCAATTAGTGAAGAGAGCCTTGTTACCTTAGAGCATATGGATGGAAACAATCAGGACTCCGACCGTGAAAGAAAGGCTCGCAGGTTGGCTGTCCAAAATTGGACCACGGGGCAGGGTGACCCTCTGTTGTACACCCGCACAGAAAGGCTGAGGTCATTTAATGCCACCGGGTGTATTTTTAGCATGGAACTATCACTTTCAAGGTTTAAGCTCTTGCGTGTGATTGCTATAGAGGAATGCACTTTCTTGGAAGGCCGCTCTTGTGATCTTAAGCATCTGGGGAAGTTGCATCAGTTGAGGTACCTCGGACTATACAACACAAATATTGGCAAACTACCCGAAGACATAGGGGATCTCATTTCTTTGCAGACACTGGACTTGAGGGGAACCAATGTCCGAGAACTGCCCCTGGGAGTTACTCGGCTAAGACAACTCAAGTGCCTTCGAGCTGATGAAGGCATAGCAGTCGGGATGGGGAATCTCAAATCCCTAGAGGAActatggctcggtgatgtaggcaTGTCGGGAAACTTTGTTGAAGAGCTAGGCAAGCTGACGGAGCTAAGGGAGCTCCATATTTGGGTTGGAAGGTTGGATGAGAACCAGAGGAAAGCTTTGGTGCAGTCTATGAGAAAACTAGAGAAAATCCAAGTCCTAAGACTTATGGCTCACTGGTCATTCGGTGGTCAGCTCAATTGGGGAGACTTTGACCCACCTCGAGAACTCCATGAGTTGCACCTAAGCATCCTATCCTCTCGGCTGCCGAAGTGGATCAATGTCTCCCATGTTCCGATTCTCTCACACTTGTATGTGAATGTGATGGCTGTGGAGGATCCGGATCTGGATATCCTTGGGGCTTTGCCAGAACTCGTTAGTCTGGAACTGGTGATCTGGTCGAATGTCTTCCATAGCATCAAGGGCGACGGTGCATTCCCCAAGCTGAAGCGCTTTCACATGTCGTCAACGCTCAGGTTTCTACTGGGCGCTATGCTGCGACTGGAATTTCTTCACTTCAAAGTTGACGTCCCAGCCTTAAAGGATGCCAACGTTAACTTTGATGATGACTTTGCTGCATCAACGTTGAAGGACCTCCCTTCACTTCAGAAAGTGGAGGTGGAAATCAGCTCTACTGGTGATGTCGAGGCGATACATGAAGCACTGAAGCGTGCAGTGGACGAACATCCAAACAGTCCCAGCCTTCAAGTCCTAAAAACTGATCTG ATGGGCACTGCACACCGGAGACTATTGTAA